CAACGAATGCACCAAAATCAATTACATTACGTACGGTTCCTTTTAAGATCATTCCATCTGTTAAGTCTTTCATATCTAAAACGTCTGTACGTAAAATAGGCTTTGGCATCTCTTCACGAGGATCTCTTCCTGGCTTCTCTAATTCTTTTACGATATCAAATAATGTGATTTCACCAATTCCTAATTCAGAGGCAAGCTTCTTTTTATCTTTGATCATTGTACTTAATCTAGATAATCCTTCATCTTTTACTTCATTGTTAGAAACCTCAAGTGCCTTTGGTGTCTCTTCTTGCTTTACAATAGAACCACCATCTTGGATTGCTGCTAATAAAGCTTGGCCCATTGCAGTATTGGTATTCTTTAAGCGTATTCCTTTATCATTTCTTTTTCTTTTTGGAGCTTGTTCTTTTGTCTCCTTTTTCACATCATTTGATGCTACTTTTTGTCTTGCTTGTAAAGATTTAATATCTTCTAGCTCAAATCCCAATGACTGCAATAATTTTTCTGCGGCTTCATAAGACTCTGGATGCACGCTTGTTGAATCAAGTGGATTCTCACCATCATTAATACGTAAGAAACCTGCACATTGTTCAAATGCCTTTGGTCCAAGTTTAGATACCTTAAGTAACTGCTTACGGTTCGTAAATTTACCATTTTCCTCACGATAAAGAACTATATTTTTCGCAACCGTCTTTGAAATTCCTGATATATATTCAAGTAAGGATGCAGAAGCAGTATTTAAATCTACACCTACTTTATTTACACAATCTTCTACCACACCACTTAATGCATCGCTTAATTTCTTTTGATTCATATCATGCTGATACTGTCCAACACCAATAGACTTTGGATCAATTTTTACAAGCTCTGCAAGTGGATCTTGTAATCTTCTAGCAATAGATGCAGCACTTCTTTGGCCAACATCAAAATTTGGGAACTCTTCCGTTGCAAGCTTACTAGCAGAATATACAGATGCACCAGCTTCATTTACTATGATATATTGTACTGGCTTATCTATTTCCTTTAACATCTCTACTATGATTTGCTCGGATTCACGAGATGCTGTTCCATTACCAACCGAAATTAATGTGATATTGTACTTATCAATTAAATCTTTTACGATAGCTTTTGTTTCTTCTACTTTCTTTTGAGGAGCTGTAGGATATACCACTACCGTATCCAATACTTTTCCTGTTGCATCTACTACTGCTAATTTACATCCTGTACGGAATGCAGGGTCCCAGCCTAAAACAACTTGTCCTACAATTGGAGGCTGCATTAATAACTGTGTGAGATTTTGACCAAATACTTTAATTGCGCCATCTTCTGCTTTTTCTGTTAAATCATTACGTAACTCTCTTTCAATGGCAGGACCAATTAAACGGTTATAACTATCTGCAATTACCTTTTTTAATACCTCTTCCGTATTTTCATTTTTATTGGTAATTACTTGTGCTTCTAAGTAACTTAGTATTTTATCTACAGGAGCATTTACTTTAACCGTAAGTATTTTTTCTGCCTCACCACGATTTAATGCAAGTACTCTATGCCCAGCAATCTTACTAATCTTTTCTTCAAATTCATAATACATTTCATAAACAGATTCTGTTTTCTCATCTTTTGCACTAGAACTTATACTACCTTCTTCAGAGGTTACTTTTCTAATATGAATACGATAATCTGCCGCATCTGAAATATTTTCTGCAAGAATATCCATTGCCCCAGCTAATGCTGCTTCTGCTGTTGGTACTTCTTTTTTCTCAGAAACGAATGCTAATGCTTCTTCAAGAAGTGGTTTTGTTGTCTCTTGTTTTAAAATGATTTCAGCAAGTGGTTCCAATCCCTTCTCTTTTGCTATTGTAGCTCTCGTTCTTCTCTTTGGACGATATGGACGATATAAATCTTCTACAACAACTAATGTAGTTGCGGCTAAAATTTGTTCTTTTAACTCTTCTGTAAGCTTACCTTGTTCCTCGATACTTGATATTACCTGAGTTTTCTTATCCTCTAAGTTTCTAAGGTAAGTCAAGCGATCATTTAAATCACGTAAAACCTCATCATTTAAGGAACCAGTTGCTTCCTTACGATATCTTGCAATAAAAGGGATTGTATTTCCCTCGTCAATAAGTTTCACTGCTGCTTCTACTTGTTCTAAACGTATACCAAGTTCATCTTTCAATTGATTAAGAATATCCATACTAACCTCCTACTGCCGTTAGACAGCTTAATTCTTTTAGTAAAAAGCACTCTCGGTGCTTTTTGTTGGTTGAAATACAATTTCACAGTTGAAATACAATTTCAACTTAATCTCTTTCTATTTTTTTGTCTCTATCGTCAAAAGTCTTCTAAGATTAATTTCTTAAAAGACTCTTGATTTAGAACTGTGTAATAACTTTTATTTTAATTCTTTTGTTTATTCAATAATTTCGCTTTTGCTAAAGTTCATATTATAAAGAGATGCGTAAACTCCACCCTTTTCTAATAATTCAGTGTGTGTACCTTTTTCTTTGATTCCTTCTTCTGTTAAGACAATTATATTCTGAGCATTTTTAATCGTAGATAAACGATGCGCAATAACAAAAGTGGTTCGATTCTTCGCTAAACGCTCTAAGGATTCTTGAACTACCTTTTCACTTTCATTATCAAGGGCTGATGTTGCTTCGTCAAAGATTAAGATTGGAGGATTCTTAAGGAAAACTCTTGCTATACTTAATCTTTGTTTTTGTCCACCAGATAGTTTTACTCCTCGCTGTCCGATATCTGTATTATACCCATCTGGCAATTCCATAATAAAATCATGAGCATTTGCATTTTTTGCTGCTTGTACAATTTCTTCTTCTGTAGCACCTAATTTACCATAGCCAATATTATCCGTTACAGTACCTGAGAATAAGTAAACATCTTGCTGTACAATACCAATATTTTTACGAAGTGATTTTAAAGTGATATCTCTAATATCGATACCATCGATTGTAATGTTACCACTGGATACTTCATAAAATCTTGGTATCAAACTACACATAGTTGTTTTACCAACACCAGAAGAACCTACAAGTGCCACATACTCTCCTCTTGCTACATCAAGATTAATATCTTTAAATACTTCGGATAAAGATTCATCATATTTAAAGGAAACATCATGGAAAGAAATATCACCCTTTACATCTTTTAATTCAATTGCTCCATCTTTATCAACAATGTCTGGGTTTGTCTCCATGATTTCCATGAATCTTGAGAATCCAGTAATACCATTTTGGAATTGTTCTGTAAAGTTAATTAATTTTTTAACTGGTTCGATAATGCTATTTACATAAAGTAAAAATGTGATTAAATCGCTAAGTACAATAATGTTGTCTGCAATCATTAATCCACCACCAACAATAACAGCCACATTGATTAGGTTTGTAAACAATCCAAGTCCTGAATGGAAGGTTGCCATTTGCCAATATGCATGACTCTTACTGTTAACAAAACGCATATTACCTTCACTAAACTTTTCAATTTCTCTTTCTTCATTTGAGAATGATTTAACAACACGGATACCAGATAAGTTGTCCTCAATTTGAGCATTAATATCAGCAATTCGTTCACGATTTTTACGAAATGCCCTGTTCATTCTTCCCTTCATAAAATAAGCAAAAATAAACATGAGTGGAAGGAATGTAAATAATATAAGAGTTAAAGCCCAGTTAATTTGAATTAATATGATAAATGCACCAATGAATTTGATGATAGAGATAATTAAATCCTCTGGACCATGATGACAAAGTTCTGTAATATCAAATAAGTCATTCGTAATACGTGTCATTATTTGACCAGTCTTTTGATTGTCATAATAATTAAATGATAGTTTTTGGAGATGCTCAAAGATTTCATTTCTCATGTCAAATTCCATCTTTGCGCCCATGATATGCCCTTTATAGGCAATAAAAAAGTTACAAAATAGTTCGATTAATGCTAAGCCTACCATTAAAACAGCTAGTTTAATAATTACTTGCACTGCTGTATTAATCTCGTAATTTGGTAACACCGTATTTGTGATATAACGTACAATCATAGGATATACCAAGGAAATACCTGCTGCAACTAACGCACAAAGCATATCTGCAAAAAACAGTCCCTTATACGGCTTGTAATACGATATAAATTTTTTTGCTCGATTATTCATTTCTTTTCCTTTCGCAATAAAAGAGCGTATCCCTCTCCATAAGTACCAGAGAAACACGCCCAGTTTATTATCTAGATAATTTCTTTGACATTTCGTATAGATATTGATTTAAATCTTTTGTCATTGCAAGAGCCTCATCGATATCATAATCTACGAATTCGCCATGTTTATATGCCACAACACGATTTGATCCTCCATTTGTTAAAATATCAACAGCCTTTGAACCCATAGCTGAGGCATATACTCTATCCTTACATGTTGGACTTCCACCTCGTTGAATATGACCAATAATTGTTGCCCTTGTTTCCATTCCTGTCGCTGCTTGGATACGTTTTGCCATTCCATAAGAATCGCCTACACCCTCAGCATTTACAATAATATAATGTTTCTTTCCGCTTTTTTTCTTTTCTATTATATTTTTTATAATTCTCTCTTCATCGTTGTCGAAACGTTCTGTTGTCAATATATCTTCTGCTCCATTAGCAATACCGCACCATAAAGCTATATACCCTGCTTTTCTACCCATAACCTCAATAATACTACAACGCTCATGAGAGGTTGAAGTATCACGAACCTTATCAATAGCCTCCATTGCAGTATTGACAGCAGTATCAAAGCCTACCGTATAATCTGTGCATGCAATATCAAGATCAATTGTACCTGGAACAGCTACTGTGTTGATTCCTCTTTTAGCTAATGCCTGAGCGCCTTTAAAGGAACCGTCACCTCCAATTACAACTAAACCGTCAATCCCATGCTTTTTACAGATTTCTGCCCCTTTATCTTGTCCTTCCTTAGTAACAAATTCAGGACAACGTGCTGTATATAGTATTGTTCCGCCTCTTTGAACGATATCAGCTACGGATGCACCATCCATATCTATAATATCTTCTTCTAATAAACCAGTGTACCCTCTTTGAATTCCTTTTACCTTTAATCCGTAAGACATTGCTGTACGAACTACCGCACGAATTACTGCATTCATGCCAGGGGCATCGCCTCCGCTTGTAAGTACCCCAATTGTTTTTACTGTCTTTTCCCTGTTTGCCTCTACCATAGTAATTACCTCCAGAAGAATATATTGTTAAATATTTGACATACAATTAATTAGTTACAAAATTCTACGAAAATTTTAATATTGACTATTGTAACCTTTTTACTTCCTTTTTTCAATACTCTTTTCAATAACTCGGACGCTTTCTTTTGAAAACTTCTCACCCAGCCTTGATAGTAGATCGGTATTTACTTTAATATTTTTACTCTTAGGCAATCTTTTTATAGCTTTTTCGCCTTCACAATAGATTACAACCGAATCATTTCCGTCATAATCTTCTAAAATACGATAAAGGTTTTGTTCATTTTGCATAAAGTCATTTTTATCAGCAAATCGTATCCACACTTCTTTTGGTATTTCTGAAAAAGGTATAACTTCTGTGCATATTAATTTAGCAGGTTTATCTTCCTCCATAGCAACTTTTCCCTTAATTAATAACTTTTCATCCACATCAATCATGTATTTATACTTTTCATAATCACGTGGGAAAATAATTATTTCAAGAGTTCCAAATAAGTCCTCGATCGTAATAAATGCCATAACACTATTGGTTTTAGTAGTCTTTAAGGTCTTTGATACAACCATACCACCAACTACTTCGTACTCACCATCCGATACTTTTATCTCGCCCGTTTCCTCATCCATTGCAAAGTCTAAGGTAGAAGCGGTAGTATTTTTCTTAATTAGGTTTTCAAATGCTTCTAACGGATGACCACTGATATAAATACCAAGTACTTCTTTTTCAAATGCCAATAATTCATCTTTGCCGAATTCACCAACATCCGGTAATTGGTATTCGTAGTTGATTTGTTCTTCTTCTGGTGCAAAGTCAAATAAGGTCATTTGCCCAGTCAGTGCTTTTTTCTTTTCCTGATTAACACTGTCTAATACACTTACATATACTTGCATTAATTGCTTACGTGTACCTGGAATACTATCAAACGCTCCCGATTTTATAAAGCTTTCTACCGTACGCTTATTTACTTCTTTTCCAGACAAGCGTGTTGCAAAATCACTTAAACTTTTATAATTTCCATTTTCATTGCGCTCTTTTACAAGGGCTTCAATGACTGGTCTTCCAAGTCCTTTTATCGCAGATAATCCATAGCGAATATTATTCCCTGATACGGTAAATACAGCATCTCCTTCATTGATATCCGGTGGTAAAATTTCAATTCCCATCTGTCTACATGTATAAATATACTCCGCTACCTTTGTTGGGTTATCAATTACCGATGTCATAAGTGCTGCCATAAATTCTACTGGATAATAGCACTTTAAGTATGCTGTTTGATAGGATACAACAGCATATGCTGCTGCATGTGATTTGTTAAACGCATACTTTGCAAAGTCTGTCATTTCATCAAAGATATGATTCGCTACAGTTTCTGAAATACCTTTTGCAATACAACCTGGAACGCCTTCTTCCTTGTTACCATAAACAAAGTTTTTACGTTCCTGTTCCATAACGGAGGCCTTTTTCTTAGACATTGCACGGCGAACCAAATCACTTCTACCATAACTATAACCTGCAAGATCTCGTACGATTTGCATAACCTGTTCTTGGTATACAATACATCCATAGGTTGGTTGTAAGATCGGTCTTAATTCTTCACACTCATATATAATACCGCCAGACTCATTCTTTCCTTTGATGTACTTAGGAATGAAATCCATAGGTCCTGGACGATAGAGTGAGATACCTGCGATAACATCTTCTAGACTCTGTGCTTTTAATTCCTTCATGAAACTCTTCATTCCAGCACTCTCTAACTGAAAGATTCCTTCTGTCTTACCAGAAGCAATTAATTCATAGACTTTTTTATCATCGTAGTCAATCTTATCAATGTCTAGCAATTCTATCTCATCTTCATTGGTTATACCCTTTAAGGCAGCTTTTCTTCGAATATCTTGATTAATTAGTTCCACTGCATTTTGGATTACCGTTAAAGTTCTAAGACCTAAAAAGTCCATCTTTAAAAGACCAAGTTCTTCTAAGGTCGTCATTGTAAACTGAGTTGTTATGGTATCATCGGATGCTCTTGATAATGGTACATATTCATCTGCTGGGGCATTACTGATAACTACACCTGCCGCATGCATTGATGTATGTCTTGGAAGTCCTTCTAGACGTCTTGACATATCAATTAATCGCATCACGTCATTATCTCTATCATATAGTTTTTGTAAATCAGGATTTGAAATCAAGGCTTTTTCAATTGTAATTCCAAGTTCCGTTGGAATCATTTTCGCTACGGTATCCACTTGTGCATAAGGCATATCTAGAGCTCGCCCTACATCACGAATAACTGCCCTTGCTGCCATGGTTCCAAATGTAACAATCTGAACCACACGGTCCTTACCATATTTCTTTACTACATAATCAATAACTTCTTGTCTTCGTTCAAAACAAAAGTCAATATCGATATCCGGCATTGTTAATCTCTCTGGATTTAAGAAACGCTCAAATAAAAGATTATATTTAATTGGATCGATATTGGTAATCTCTAAGCAATAGGATACGATACTACCTGCCGCACTACCTCTTCCTGGTCCAACCATAATAGAATTATCTTTTGCATATTTGATAAAATCCCATACGATTAAGAAGTAATCAACAAATCCCATACTATGAATTGTTTCAAGTTCGTATTTTAAACGCTCTTTTAATTCCACCGAAGGATTGTCATATCGTCTGTTAAGACCTTCTTCGCATAATTTGCATAAATACTCCCATGCGGTAAAACCTTCTGGCACATCATACGTTGGTAACTTATAATTTCCAAATTCTATATCCACATGACAACGCTGAGATATCTTATATGAATTTTCAAGAGCTTCTTGCGCATATGGGAAAAGCGCATACATCTCTTCTTTCGATTTCATATAGAATTGGCCACCTTCATAGCGCATGCGATCTTCATCTGTCACTTTTTTCTGTGTTTGTATACATAGCAAAATATCATGAGACTCAACGTCACTCTCGTATGTATAATGAACATCATTAGTGACAACTAGAGGTATTCCTGTCTCTTCACTTAAGCGAAGCATTCCTTGATTCACAGATTGTTGCTCTGGATAACCATGGTCTTGTAATTCCAAGAAGAAATTATTCTCTCCAAAAATATCCCGAAAGCGAAATGCTGCAACTTTTGCTTCTTCATAAAATCCTTTTCTTAAATTAACTGAAACCTCTCCTGCTAGACATGCTGATAAAGCGATAATCCCTTTTGAATACTGTCTTAATACTTCGTAATCGACTCTAGGTTTATAATAGAATCCTTCTGTAAACCCTCTTGAGACAATTTTCATTAAGTTGTTGTATCCTTCATTATTTTCTGCCAAGAGTATCAAATGGTAATAGCGATCATCCGATACACTACCTTCTTTTGAAAATCTTGAATTCGGTGCAACATAAACTTCACACCCAATGACCGGATTGATGCCTTCTGCATGGCAAGCCCGATAAAAGTCAATGACACCATACATTACTCCGTGGTCTGTAATTGCAAGACTATCCATTCCAAGTTCTTTTGCCCTTGCAACCATTTCTTTAATTTTACCGGAACCGTCTAATAAACTGAACTCTGTATGAACATGCAAATGTGTAAAATTCATAACCATCCATGCCTTTCTATAAAACATTGTATTCGCATTTAAATAATTTATCCTATATTTTTATTTTTCTTATATGCTAATACAATGAAATTCGTAAATTTATAACAGTATTCGTTGTATTCAATCATGAAAGTATACATTCATGATCTTGTTACCTTAGTCCACTTTCATTATAACATAATTCTTGTTTCATTCCTAATGTTTTTCGAAATTTCCAAACTTATGTTTGTTTTAAGGAGATATTATATCAATAATTAGATTACAAAAATCTTATTTCATGCACTATTATAGCGATTTGTATAAAAAGAAAAACTTAATGGTTAATAGCCCCTCTACTAGCTTGCTATAACCATTAAGTTTTATATATTGCAAATATCTTTCATCAAATGTAATCTAAACTTTATTCCCCACATAAATACTTTTCAATGTTCAACATTGCTACTTCTTCATCTACACCATCAACGATTACGTTAATTTCTTCTCCTGCTGGAAGTCCAAGGCTCATCATACCCATAATACTTTTGGCATTGATTTTCTTTTCCTCACATTCCACATAAACATTACTTTCATACTGACTTGCAACTTGTACCAATAGGGCAACTGGTCTTGCCTCTAATCCAGTAGGTATTTTGATAACAATCTTCTTTGATAACATAGCTTGTCTCCTCCTTTACATCCTCAAACCATCTGCAATACAACTTAGTTTCTTTAATCTATGATTTACCCCTGATTTTCCAATTGGCGGACATAACATATCCCCCAGTTCCTTTAGCGATGCCTCTGGATAAGAAATTCTAAGTTTTGCCACATCCTCTAGTCCTTCTGATAAACCTTCAAAACCTATGGTTTCCTTTATAAAATTTATATCATCAATTTGCTTGGTTGCTGCCATTACTGTCTTATTAATATTTGCCGCCTCGCAGTTCACCTGCCGATTGATGGAGTTGCGCATTTCTTTTAAGATTCTTACATTCTCAAAATTCATTAACGCATTGTGTGCCTCCATAATATTAAGTAAATCTACTATTTGTGAACCCTCTTTTATATATACAACGTGATATTTCTTTCGAACTACTACTTTTGCATCTATAAAAAAGGAATTGATAATGTCAATTAACTGATTTGCTCTTTTACTATCTGGTAAAACGATTTCTAAGTGGTACGCCTTTTCCGGGTCACTCATAGATCCTGCTGCCAAGAATGCTCCTCGTATAAATGCCCTCTTGCAACAAGTATTTTGAACAACCAAATGATCCGTGTAAAGTCCAAGTTCCTTGTTCTCTAATCTATAACAGGAAAGTTTTGTGGTCAACAATAATCGTTCTACTTCTCGGCCTTCCATACGCAAAATATATAAGTTGCTATGTTTCGCCGACATGTTTTTTCGAATTTGAATATCCGTATTAATATTAAATGTTTTTTTCACTAATGTAAAGTATTTTCTTGCAACCATTATATTTTCTGTTTGCAATACAAGAGTTTTTATTCCAAAATCATCAATGATTAATTTCCCACATACACTTAACATCGCTGCTATTTCAGCAATACAGCAATGTCTTGCATTCGAAGATTGTCTTGATAACTCTTCTTTAATAATCTTTGAAAATGTCAACTTACTCTACCCTCTCTGTATGTCCCTATGGTCAACCTTAACTCCATATTCTGTCTTAGCTAAACGCTTCATAAGTTCATTTGCTAATGTCACAGAACGGTGTTTACCTCCAGTACAACCAATGCTAACAACCAGTTGATTTTTCCCCTCTGAAATATAATTTGGTACCAAAAAAAGTAGCATATCTTCTAGTTTATCTAAAAATGTCTTAGCTTCAGGCAATTCCATGACAAAATCTCTAACCGGAGCATCATTTCCTGTCTTTTGTCTTAACTCTGGTATATAGTATGGGTTATGTAAAAACCGTACATCAAATACCAAATCTGAATCTGCTGGTATACCATATTTAAAGCCGAAGGTCAAAATGGTTATATAAAAATTGTGAAATGTTCCATTTTGAACAAATATATTATCAATCTGAAGTTTTAATTCTCGAATTAACAAGTGACTTGTATCAATAATATAGTCTGCCCTTGTCTTTAGTACCTGTAATTTTTCTCTTTCAAGTTCAATTCCTTGATCAATACGGTTTAATCCTGATAAAGGGTGAACCCTTCTTGTTTCTTTATAACGTTTTACTAATACATCTGTGCTTGCTTCTAAAAAAAGGATTTCAGATTTATAACCCAATTTATCAAGTTCTTCTAAACTGTTTGCTAAATCGCCAAAGGCTTGTCCGCTCCTAATGTCGATACCTAGCGCTACCTTATTGATATTTACACTTTCCTTTATTGTAAGTCTAGCGAAGGTTAAAATTAACGGTATTGGAAGATTGTCTACACAAAAGTATCCTGCATCCTCTAACATTTTTAATACCGAACTTTTCCCCGCTCCAGACATACCCGTTACAATAACAAAGCGCATTACAAACTCCTATCTGATGAATGTCTATCGACATGCTATCATTAATTTAATTGATAATTCGTACTTCAGGCTCTAACGTAACACCAAATTTCTCTTTTACAATTCGTATTACATCCTGTATCAATTGCTTAACATCATCTGCAGTAGCATTTCCAACATTAATGACAAATCCACAATGTTTTTCAGATACCATAGCATCTCCAACACGGTATCCACGAAGTCCAGCATCCATAATTAATTTTCCTGCAAAATACCCTTCTGGACGTTTAAATGTACTTCCTGCACTTGGATACTCAAGAGGTTGCTTGTCTTTTCTACGCTGATTTAAGTCATTGATTTTATCTATAATTTCTTCTTTGTTGCCATATTCAAATGCGAATGTGACATCCATAACAATATAGTGCTCTTCTTGGATTATGCTATGGCGATATGATAATTGTAACTCTTCTTTTGAAAGAGTTTTTATTTCACCATCTTTGGTTAACACCGTTGCACAAACGATGCAATCCTTCATTTCGCCACCATAAGCTCCAGCATTCATAAAAATTGCTCCACCAAGGCTTCCTGGTATTCCTGCTGCAAATTCAAAACCAGTCAGACTTTTTTCTGCAATTATCATTGCAAATTTTGAAAGAAGGATTCCTGCAGAACCAGTTACATAAACCATATTATCTTTTTCTACAAATTGAACGTCATCCTTACTTTCTTGTATCTTAATTACAACGCCACGATACCCAGCATCTGAAAATAATAAATCACTACCATTTCCAAGAATAAAGTATGGAACTTTATACTGATTTGCTAATAGAATAACATTCTTAATTATTTGAACATCGGAGGTACTCACAAAATAATCTGCTGGTCCACCAATTCGAAAAGTCGTATGATTTCGTAATGGCTCATCAATTGTTATTTCTATTCCTTTAATTTTCTTCAATTCATCATAGAATTGATTTAGATAATTCTTATCTTCCATGTTGAAATCCCTCTAACTCATTTCTTTATATATAGCTAATGTCTATGAAACTTAACTAAAATTCATTCTTAAAATTTTAACATCTATCTCTTAAATTCTCTTATACGAGTATATCCAATTTAATCAATTTCACAAATTACGAAACTCTACTTAATATTAACTTAGCACAACCATAAATTCCTGCATCGTTACCTAGTTCCGCAAGTCTAAATTCTTTATTCGCTAAAGCAAATATTATATTCTTGTTATAATGTTTCTTAATAGCATCGATTAATATTTCACCTGCTTTGGAAACGCCGCCCCCAATAACAAACACTTGAGGATCTACTGTTGCTGCAACATGTGATAATGCAAGACCTAGATATTTACCAAGATCATCTACCAAGGATAATGCAACTTCATCGGAAGCTTTTGCATGTTCAA
The Clostridium sp. Marseille-P299 genome window above contains:
- the whiA gene encoding DNA-binding protein WhiA — encoded protein: MTFSKIIKEELSRQSSNARHCCIAEIAAMLSVCGKLIIDDFGIKTLVLQTENIMVARKYFTLVKKTFNINTDIQIRKNMSAKHSNLYILRMEGREVERLLLTTKLSCYRLENKELGLYTDHLVVQNTCCKRAFIRGAFLAAGSMSDPEKAYHLEIVLPDSKRANQLIDIINSFFIDAKVVVRKKYHVVYIKEGSQIVDLLNIMEAHNALMNFENVRILKEMRNSINRQVNCEAANINKTVMAATKQIDDINFIKETIGFEGLSEGLEDVAKLRISYPEASLKELGDMLCPPIGKSGVNHRLKKLSCIADGLRM
- the rapZ gene encoding RNase adapter RapZ, coding for MRFVIVTGMSGAGKSSVLKMLEDAGYFCVDNLPIPLILTFARLTIKESVNINKVALGIDIRSGQAFGDLANSLEELDKLGYKSEILFLEASTDVLVKRYKETRRVHPLSGLNRIDQGIELEREKLQVLKTRADYIIDTSHLLIRELKLQIDNIFVQNGTFHNFYITILTFGFKYGIPADSDLVFDVRFLHNPYYIPELRQKTGNDAPVRDFVMELPEAKTFLDKLEDMLLFLVPNYISEGKNQLVVSIGCTGGKHRSVTLANELMKRLAKTEYGVKVDHRDIQRG
- the murB gene encoding UDP-N-acetylmuramate dehydrogenase; the protein is MEDKNYLNQFYDELKKIKGIEITIDEPLRNHTTFRIGGPADYFVSTSDVQIIKNVILLANQYKVPYFILGNGSDLLFSDAGYRGVVIKIQESKDDVQFVEKDNMVYVTGSAGILLSKFAMIIAEKSLTGFEFAAGIPGSLGGAIFMNAGAYGGEMKDCIVCATVLTKDGEIKTLSKEELQLSYRHSIIQEEHYIVMDVTFAFEYGNKEEIIDKINDLNQRRKDKQPLEYPSAGSTFKRPEGYFAGKLIMDAGLRGYRVGDAMVSEKHCGFVINVGNATADDVKQLIQDVIRIVKEKFGVTLEPEVRIIN